A DNA window from Drosophila virilis strain 15010-1051.87 chromosome 4, Dvir_AGI_RSII-ME, whole genome shotgun sequence contains the following coding sequences:
- the Rhau gene encoding ATP-dependent DNA/RNA helicase DHX36 isoform X2 translates to MQRGGRSQSRRDGRPPGLTGKEIGLYYKNLARERKKEAKNENKIKIGCDVSVPPGVLTRVKEYMEQLKAARETGQEQLDAKFQDQFRHLLSVNFDAFIEETKKQNQDLQLRNSSLDAQLEELQRERFQRADFQERYKERMKLPTMSHAAEIIKAVEKNQVLLIVGSTGCGKTTQVPQLLLDDSISKGMGSGCRIVCTQPRRISAITVAERVSYERAEALGHSVGYQIRLESCKPRERASITYCTTGILLQQLQGDPLLHNVSVLLLDEIHERSVETDLLMALLKIILPHRPALKVILMSATVREQDFCNYFNTCPMFRIEGVMHPVEMLYLEDVLALTKYQFDTRKNKRARPRSDQSDHRPMIEPYIRRVRDRYDSKVLEQLRLPCSEGCADIDFIANLIYYICTMKSEGAILVFVPGYSQISELHNTLLNPRLALGQRWRDHLLVYPLHSMLPSVEQQSVFRRAPSGKRKVIISTIIAETSVTIDDVVYVINTGRTKVSSYDIETNIQSLEECWVTHANTQQRKGRAGRVQPGICYNLFSRAREALMSEVPTPEILRSKLESIILSLKLLHIDDPYAFFPTMIDAPAQKAVSTAINLLNRIEALDNHGQLTPLGMHLARMPIDPQMGKMILISALFRCLDPITSVAAALSYKSPFYTPMDKEQRVDEAKRRLSQNMRSDHIMLHYTICGYRESRQAHRDRDFCYNNFLSKMTLQQLERMKQQFSELLYNSKFLTSTNCMDESSNMNSEKIPLLRAIIGGGLYPNMAHLCTSRQIKNRVRAIHKMFTDDGRRVNFHPSSVNSGKSGFDSNYFVYFQRQKSTDLFLLDATMVFPMALIIFGDGVESGVIDSTHYISVAKTYYFKCNPETAAVVIDLRTSLELLLLEKALYPAPIKENSDAYKLIRLPNQGLHGALRTFTTDKANISRIGL, encoded by the exons atgcagAGGGGGGGAAGATCGCAATCACGTCGCGATGGTCGCCCGCCAGGACTAACCGGAAAGGAGATTGGCTTGTACTATAAAAACCTGGCGCGGGAACGTAAAAAGGAAGCCAAAAATGAGAACAAGATTAAAATTGGCTGCGATGTCAGCGTGCCGCCGGGTGTTCTTACGCGTGTCAAGGAATACATGGAACAGCTTAAGGCTGCACGCGAAACTGGGCAGGAACAGCTGGATGCCAAGTTCCAAGATCAGTTTCGCCATTTGCTAAGCGTAAACTTTGATGCATTCATTGAAGAGACCAAAAAGCAGAACCAAGACTTACAGCTGCGGAACAGCTCGCTAGATGCCCAACTTGAAGAGCTGCAACGGGAACGCTTTCAACGTGCAGACTTTCAAGAACGCTACAAGGAGCGCATGAAACTGCCCACAATGAGCCATGCTGCTGAAATTATCAAGGCTGTGGAAAAAAATCAAGTTTTATTAATTGTGGGTAGCACCGGCTGCGGCAAGACAACGCAGGTGCCGCAGCTACTGCTGGACGATAGCATTTCAAAAGGAATGGGTTCTGGCTGCCGCATTGTGTGCACGCAGCCTCGTCGCATCTCGGCCATAACTGTGGCGGAGCGAGTTAGCTATGAGCGTGCCGAAGCGCTGGGTCACTCCGTGGGCTACCAGATTCGCCTGGAGAGTTGCAAGCCACGTGAACGTGCCTCGATAACCTACTGCACTACAGGCATCCTTTTACAGCAGCTGCAGGGCGATCCGTTGCTGCATAACGTCAGTGTTCTTCTCCTGGACGAGATTCATGAGCGTAGCGTTGAGACGGATCTCCTGATGGCATTGCTCAAGATTATTTTGCCACATCGGCCCGCGTTGAAAGTCATATTGATGAGTGCGACGGTGCGGGAACAGGACTTCTGCAATTATTTCAATACATGCCCAATGTTTCGCATTGAAGGAGTCATGCATCCCGTTGAGATGCTCTATCTTGAGGATGTACTCGCATTGACAAAATATCAGTTTGACACTCGAAAGAATAAACGTGCCCGTCCCCGGAGCGATCAGTCTGATCATAGACCCATGATCGAGCCATATATAAGAAGGGTGCGTGACAGGTACGACAGCAAAGTTCTGGAGCAGCTGCGACTGCCATGCTCCGAGGGTTGCGCGGACATTGACTTTATTGCGAATctcatttattatatatgcacaatgAAGTCAGAAGGTGCCATATTGGTTTTTGTACCGGGATATTCTCAAATATCGGAATTGCACAACACACTGTTAAATCCTCGCTTAGCCTTGGGTCAGCGCTGGCGCGATCATCTATTAGTCTATCCACTGCATTCAATGCTGCCCTCGGTGGAGCAGCAGTCGGTATTCAGACGAGCACCCAGTGGAAAACGGAAGGTCATCATATCCACCATCATTGCCGAGACTTCGGTAACTATCGATGATGTTGTTTATGTGATCAACACTGGCCGCACAAAGGTCAGCAGCTATGACATTGAGACGAACATACAATCTCTAGAGGAGTGTTGGGTCACACATGCAAATACACAGCAGCGCAAGGGACGCGCAGGTCGCGTACAGCCTGGCATCTGCTACAATCTGTTCAGTCGTGCACGTGAAGCTCTTATGTCGGAGGTGCCGACACCGGAGATATTACGCAGCAAGCTGGAATCCATCATACTCAGTCTCAAGCTGCTGCACATCGATGATCCCTACGCTTTTTTTCCAACAATGATTGATGCACCCGCCCAGAAGGCCGTGAGCACTGCTATTAACTTACTGAACCG GATTGAAGCACTTGATAATCATGGCCAGCTGACGCCGCTGGGCATGCACCTGGCCAGGATGCCCATCGATCCCCAAATGGGTAAAATGATTTTGATATCAGCGCTATTTCGTTGTCTGGATCCCATTACCTCAGTTGCGGCTGCTCTCTCCTACAAGAGCCCCTTCTACACGCCCATGGACAAGGAGCAGCGGGTCGACGAGGCCAAACGCAGGCTATCCCAAAATATGCGCAGCGATCATATAATGCTACATTATACCATTTGCGGCTACCGCGAAAGCCGGCAAGCGCATCGGGACCGCGACTTTTGCTATAATAACTTTCTCAGCAAGATGACCCTTCAGCAGCTGGAACGCATGAAGCAGCAATTTTCCGAGCTTCTCTACAACTCTAA GTTTCTTACTTCAACCAATTGTATGGACGAATCATCTAACATGAATTCAGAGAAGATTCCGCTGCTGCGTGCCATTATCGGAGGCGGCCTCTATCCAAACATGGCACATTTGTG CACTTCACGTCAAATCAAAAATCGTGTTCGCGCCATACACAAGATGTTCACAGACGATGGGCGTCGCGTTAACTTTCATCCCTCATCGGTAAACAGCGGGAAGAGTGGATTTGATTCCAACTATTTCGTTTACTTCCAGCGGCAAAAGTCGACAGATCTGTTTCTTCTCGACGCAACCATGGTTTTCCCAATGGCACTAATCATTTTTGGCGATGGCGTCGAGTCTGGCGTTATAGACAGTACACATTATATATCTGTGGCTAAAACCTATTA TTTTAAGTGCAATCCGGAAACAGCTGCTGTAGTTATCGATTTACGCACAAGTTTGGAACTCTTATTGCTTGAGAAGGCTTTGTACCCAGCGCCCATTAAGGAGAACAGTGATGCTTATAAACTTATCAG aCTGCCAAATCAAGGACTACACGGAGCTCTAAGGACCTTCACGACTGACAAAGCAAATATTTCCAGGATCGGACTTTAA
- the Rhau gene encoding ATP-dependent DNA/RNA helicase DHX36 isoform X1: MQRGGRSQSRRDGRPPGLTGKEIGLYYKNLARERKKEAKNENKIKIGCDVSVPPGVLTRVKEYMEQLKAARETGQEQLDAKFQDQFRHLLSVNFDAFIEETKKQNQDLQLRNSSLDAQLEELQRERFQRADFQERYKERMKLPTMSHAAEIIKAVEKNQVLLIVGSTGCGKTTQVPQLLLDDSISKGMGSGCRIVCTQPRRISAITVAERVSYERAEALGHSVGYQIRLESCKPRERASITYCTTGILLQQLQGDPLLHNVSVLLLDEIHERSVETDLLMALLKIILPHRPALKVILMSATVREQDFCNYFNTCPMFRIEGVMHPVEMLYLEDVLALTKYQFDTRKNKRARPRSDQSDHRPMIEPYIRRVRDRYDSKVLEQLRLPCSEGCADIDFIANLIYYICTMKSEGAILVFVPGYSQISELHNTLLNPRLALGQRWRDHLLVYPLHSMLPSVEQQSVFRRAPSGKRKVIISTIIAETSVTIDDVVYVINTGRTKVSSYDIETNIQSLEECWVTHANTQQRKGRAGRVQPGICYNLFSRAREALMSEVPTPEILRSKLESIILSLKLLHIDDPYAFFPTMIDAPAQKAVSTAINLLNRIEALDNHGQLTPLGMHLARMPIDPQMGKMILISALFRCLDPITSVAAALSYKSPFYTPMDKEQRVDEAKRRLSQNMRSDHIMLHYTICGYRESRQAHRDRDFCYNNFLSKMTLQQLERMKQQFSELLYNSKFLTSTNCMDESSNMNSEKIPLLRAIIGGGLYPNMAHLCTSRQIKNRVRAIHKMFTDDGRRVNFHPSSVNSGKSGFDSNYFVYFQRQKSTDLFLLDATMVFPMALIIFGDGVESGVIDSTHYISVAKTYYFKCNPETAAVVIDLRTSLELLLLEKALYPAPIKENSDAYKLIRAIELLLSIDDKIGEDYDLMSADEIDDI, translated from the exons atgcagAGGGGGGGAAGATCGCAATCACGTCGCGATGGTCGCCCGCCAGGACTAACCGGAAAGGAGATTGGCTTGTACTATAAAAACCTGGCGCGGGAACGTAAAAAGGAAGCCAAAAATGAGAACAAGATTAAAATTGGCTGCGATGTCAGCGTGCCGCCGGGTGTTCTTACGCGTGTCAAGGAATACATGGAACAGCTTAAGGCTGCACGCGAAACTGGGCAGGAACAGCTGGATGCCAAGTTCCAAGATCAGTTTCGCCATTTGCTAAGCGTAAACTTTGATGCATTCATTGAAGAGACCAAAAAGCAGAACCAAGACTTACAGCTGCGGAACAGCTCGCTAGATGCCCAACTTGAAGAGCTGCAACGGGAACGCTTTCAACGTGCAGACTTTCAAGAACGCTACAAGGAGCGCATGAAACTGCCCACAATGAGCCATGCTGCTGAAATTATCAAGGCTGTGGAAAAAAATCAAGTTTTATTAATTGTGGGTAGCACCGGCTGCGGCAAGACAACGCAGGTGCCGCAGCTACTGCTGGACGATAGCATTTCAAAAGGAATGGGTTCTGGCTGCCGCATTGTGTGCACGCAGCCTCGTCGCATCTCGGCCATAACTGTGGCGGAGCGAGTTAGCTATGAGCGTGCCGAAGCGCTGGGTCACTCCGTGGGCTACCAGATTCGCCTGGAGAGTTGCAAGCCACGTGAACGTGCCTCGATAACCTACTGCACTACAGGCATCCTTTTACAGCAGCTGCAGGGCGATCCGTTGCTGCATAACGTCAGTGTTCTTCTCCTGGACGAGATTCATGAGCGTAGCGTTGAGACGGATCTCCTGATGGCATTGCTCAAGATTATTTTGCCACATCGGCCCGCGTTGAAAGTCATATTGATGAGTGCGACGGTGCGGGAACAGGACTTCTGCAATTATTTCAATACATGCCCAATGTTTCGCATTGAAGGAGTCATGCATCCCGTTGAGATGCTCTATCTTGAGGATGTACTCGCATTGACAAAATATCAGTTTGACACTCGAAAGAATAAACGTGCCCGTCCCCGGAGCGATCAGTCTGATCATAGACCCATGATCGAGCCATATATAAGAAGGGTGCGTGACAGGTACGACAGCAAAGTTCTGGAGCAGCTGCGACTGCCATGCTCCGAGGGTTGCGCGGACATTGACTTTATTGCGAATctcatttattatatatgcacaatgAAGTCAGAAGGTGCCATATTGGTTTTTGTACCGGGATATTCTCAAATATCGGAATTGCACAACACACTGTTAAATCCTCGCTTAGCCTTGGGTCAGCGCTGGCGCGATCATCTATTAGTCTATCCACTGCATTCAATGCTGCCCTCGGTGGAGCAGCAGTCGGTATTCAGACGAGCACCCAGTGGAAAACGGAAGGTCATCATATCCACCATCATTGCCGAGACTTCGGTAACTATCGATGATGTTGTTTATGTGATCAACACTGGCCGCACAAAGGTCAGCAGCTATGACATTGAGACGAACATACAATCTCTAGAGGAGTGTTGGGTCACACATGCAAATACACAGCAGCGCAAGGGACGCGCAGGTCGCGTACAGCCTGGCATCTGCTACAATCTGTTCAGTCGTGCACGTGAAGCTCTTATGTCGGAGGTGCCGACACCGGAGATATTACGCAGCAAGCTGGAATCCATCATACTCAGTCTCAAGCTGCTGCACATCGATGATCCCTACGCTTTTTTTCCAACAATGATTGATGCACCCGCCCAGAAGGCCGTGAGCACTGCTATTAACTTACTGAACCG GATTGAAGCACTTGATAATCATGGCCAGCTGACGCCGCTGGGCATGCACCTGGCCAGGATGCCCATCGATCCCCAAATGGGTAAAATGATTTTGATATCAGCGCTATTTCGTTGTCTGGATCCCATTACCTCAGTTGCGGCTGCTCTCTCCTACAAGAGCCCCTTCTACACGCCCATGGACAAGGAGCAGCGGGTCGACGAGGCCAAACGCAGGCTATCCCAAAATATGCGCAGCGATCATATAATGCTACATTATACCATTTGCGGCTACCGCGAAAGCCGGCAAGCGCATCGGGACCGCGACTTTTGCTATAATAACTTTCTCAGCAAGATGACCCTTCAGCAGCTGGAACGCATGAAGCAGCAATTTTCCGAGCTTCTCTACAACTCTAA GTTTCTTACTTCAACCAATTGTATGGACGAATCATCTAACATGAATTCAGAGAAGATTCCGCTGCTGCGTGCCATTATCGGAGGCGGCCTCTATCCAAACATGGCACATTTGTG CACTTCACGTCAAATCAAAAATCGTGTTCGCGCCATACACAAGATGTTCACAGACGATGGGCGTCGCGTTAACTTTCATCCCTCATCGGTAAACAGCGGGAAGAGTGGATTTGATTCCAACTATTTCGTTTACTTCCAGCGGCAAAAGTCGACAGATCTGTTTCTTCTCGACGCAACCATGGTTTTCCCAATGGCACTAATCATTTTTGGCGATGGCGTCGAGTCTGGCGTTATAGACAGTACACATTATATATCTGTGGCTAAAACCTATTA TTTTAAGTGCAATCCGGAAACAGCTGCTGTAGTTATCGATTTACGCACAAGTTTGGAACTCTTATTGCTTGAGAAGGCTTTGTACCCAGCGCCCATTAAGGAGAACAGTGATGCTTATAAACTTATCAG AGCCATTGAGCTTCTTCTCTCAATTGATGATAAGATAGGCGAAGACTACGATTTGATGTCCGCGGATGAGATCGACGACATTTAG
- the Ns4 gene encoding guanine nucleotide-binding protein-like 1 — protein sequence MPQQRRKLPFSGKKKKDQLLQKRSTKGQPSNLRRSNQESYEDSDAPETTVDRKLMEQPLTRAGRNKNVNRYNLQFVQESKKEIELMKEEGFKPLDVLTDAQREIDARYFENYDFPVRPPWTFDQSKELLDRNENRYFKEYVDELLQKKQHRNSKEISLFELNLETWRQLWRVLEFSDILLIIVDVRYASLMFPPSLYDYIIHTLKKHAIVVFNKVDLVAPEAVVAWRHYFNEHYPELPIVLFASYAVRSQKGTQRGRYQRAHRQSMEGVYNIFRECQRYVQSDVDLTAWEQKIRDDMRIEQVDVDDATSKTQVEGELKISNIIDTTPHQHVKYNSGILTVGCIGFPNVGKSSLINAIKGRKVVSVSRTPGHTKHFQTIFLLPNVRLCDCPGVVFPSCTPKSLQVLLGSFPIAQLQVPYRSLKLLAEHMNLPQLLRVHLPEDYDEWSAVALADAWAYKRGFLTAKAARPDRYRAANHILRMCLAGQQQLVLQFYPPGFHDQQESWRQHPDFAEVNKYQQVYAEEPDSETNEDTSSICSDTDDSDDEDSSNDETNADEDECDDSQARSINAFKLLEGD from the exons ATGCCGCAACAACGTCGAAAACTACCTTTTAGcggcaaaaagaagaaagatcAATTGCTACAAAAGCGTAGCACAAAAG GTCAGCCCAGCAATTTGCGGCGCAGCAATCAAGAATCATACGAGGACAGCGATGCGCCGGAGACGACCGTGGATCGCAAACTCATGGAGCAGCCGCTAACGCGTGCTGGGCGAAACAAGAATGTCAACCGTTACAATCTCCAATTCGTTCAAGAGAGCAAAAAGGAGATCGAGCTAATGAAGGAGGAGGGATTCAAACCGCTAGATGTGCTGACCGACGCACAAAGGGAGATTGATGCACGCTATTTTGAGAATTATGATTTTCCTGTGCGACCACCTTGGACATTTGACCAGAGCAAGGAGCTATTGGATCGAAACGAAAATCGGTATTTTAAG GAGTATGTTGACGAGCTGCTGCAAAAAAAGCAGCACAGGAATAGCAAAGAAATTTCCCTCTTTGAGCTAAATTTGGAGACTTGGCGTCAGCTTTGGCGCGTGCTTGAGTTCTCCGACATTTTGCTAATTATTGTGGATGTTCGGTATGCGTCACTCATGTTTCCACCATCCCTTTACGACTATATTATTCACACGCTGAAGAAGCATGCGATTGTTGTCTTTAACAAAGTGGATCTAGTTGCACCCGAGGCTGTCGTCGCATGGCGACACTATTTCAATGAGCACTACCCGGAGCTGCCCATTGTGCTGTTTGCATCGTATGCGGTGCGCAGCCAGAAAGGTACTCAGCGTGGTCGCTATCAGCGTGCTCATCGTCAGAGCATGGAGGGTGTCTATAATATCTTTCGCGAGTGCCAACGTTACGTTCAAAGCGACGTAGATCTGACAGCATGGGAACAAAAAATTCGTGACGATATGCGCATTGAGCAAGTGGATGTTGACGATGCCACGAGCAAAACTCAAGTGGAAGGGGAGCTAAAAATCAGCAATATTATCGACACCACGCCCCATCAGCACGTGAAATACAACAGCGGTATTTTAACCGTTGGATGCATTGGCTTTCCCAACGTTGGAAAGTCATCGCTTATTAACGCCATCAAAGGACGTAAAGTTGTCAGCGTTAGCCGTACTCCCGGCCACACCAAACATTTCCAAACCATATTCTTGTTGCCGAATGTGCGCCTTTGCGACTGTCCAGGTGTTGTATTTCCCTCTTGCACGCCAAAGAGCTTGCAAGTTCTGCTTGGCAGTTTCCCTATCGCACAGCTGCAAGTGCCttatcgttcgctcaagttGCTGGCTGAGCACATGAATCTGCCGCAACTTCTTCGCGTGCATCTGCCCGAGGACTATGACGAGTGGTCGGCTGTGGCGCTGGCGGATGCCTGGGCGTATAAACGGGGTTTTCTCACCGCCAAGGCAGCACGCCCAGACCGTTATCGTGCCGCCAATCATATCTTGCGCATGTGTCTGGCTGGACAGCAGCAATTGGTGCTTCAGTTTTACCCACCCGGCTTTCATGACCAACAGGAAAGCTGGCGGCAGCATCCCGACTTCGCTGAGGTTAACAAATATCAACAGGTATATGCCGAAGAGCCAGATAGCGAGACTAATGAGGACACATCTTCCATCTGCTCGGACA CCGACGATAGTGATGACGAGGACAGCTCTAACGACGAAACAAACGCGGATGAGGATGAATGCGATGACTCGCAAGCGCGGTCAATTAACGCATTTAAGCTTCTAGAGGGTGATTGA
- the LOC6629160 gene encoding phospholipase A1 member A isoform X1, translated as MSHRLLAVAYLLLALGIVCSCRGASVFDFITQSAPHLDNLKEQTTAAPVTSKPFSNRDITVGPCKWAIGRSCPDPDVKYYIYTRYNVMDRQSLHIGETSEQSNLTDSYFNPQHPTKILIHGYNSDMFLNPLQEMRNEYLAKSEHNIIYVDWSVLAPGPCYISAVHNTRQAGACAAQLVERLVEAGNTDIHIIGFSLGAQVPNYIARQLKSFKLPRITGLDPAMPLFITAGPDDKLDPSDADFVDVIHTNALVQGKLERCGHADFYMNGGISQPGCTGPQWTNSFACSHQRAMAYYLESIRSSKGFWGWACSGYIPYLLGMCPPTNYLLEAGDNIRHNTRGMFLIDTNDTSPYALGKWTDLPTLGVKHPHTPALTLKIPAQSVDPLLQHIDQFGKLATNFNNLPSAPYAQDPYENWTSYSPTPHKDSESDDSVEEQEQYSTESADMDDRQLNKPIDWWIYRRNLTYGHIDNTIFSIPKVH; from the exons ATGAGTCACAGACTGCTGGCGGTGGCTTACCTGCTTTTGG CTCTTGGCATAGTCTGCAGCTGCCGTGGCGCGTCTGTCTTTGATTTTATAACCCAATCCGCGCCACATTTGGATAATCTTAAGGAACAAACAACTGCAGCTCCGGTGACATCGAAGCCCTTCAGCAATCGGGATATTACCGTTGGACCCTGTAAATGGGCCATAGGACGCAGTTGTCCCGATCCGGATGTTAAGTATTATATTTACACGCGTTACAATGTCATGGATCGTCAAAGTCTGCACATTGGTGAGACGTCAGAACAGTCGAATCTCACCGACTCCTACTTTAATCCACAACATCCAACCAAGATACTTATACATGGCTACAATTCCGACATGTTTCTCAACCCGCTGCAAGAAATGCGAAATG AATACCTGGCGAAATCGGAGCACAACATAATCTATGTGGACTGGAGCGTGCTGGCGCCCGGGCCTTGCTATATAAGCGCCGTGCACAACACACGGCAAGCGGGAGCCTGTGCTGCGCAGCTGGTAGAGCGTCTGGTGGAGGCAGGCAACACGGATATACACATAATTGGTTTCTCGCTGGGCGCCCAGGTGCCCAACTATATAGCGCGCCAGTTGAAATCCTTTAAGCTGCCCCGCATCACTGGCCTGGATCCGGCGATGCCGCTTTTTATTACCGCCGGTCCCGACGACAAGCTGGATCCCAGCGATGCCGACTTCGTCGATGTCATACACACAAATGCGCTGGTCCAGGGCAAGCTGGAGCGCTGCGGCCATGCTGATTTCTACATGAACGGTGGCATTTCACAGCCTGGCTGCACGGGACCGCAGTGGACGA ATTCATTTGCTTGCAGCCACCAGCGGGCGATGGCTTATTACCTGGAGTCCATACGCTCATCCAAGGGCTTCTGGGGCTGGGCCTGCAGTGGTTACATCCCCTATTTGTTGGGCATGTGTCCGCCCACAAATTATCTGCTGGAGGCCGGTGACAACATACGCCACAACACGCGTGGCATGTTTTTGATAGACACCAACGATACCTCACCCTATGCGCTGGGCAAGTGGACGGATTTGCCCACGCTTGGCGTGAAACATCCGCACACACCCGCGCTGACACTCAAGATACCTGCCCAGAGCGTTGATCCTTTGCTACAGCACATCGATCAGTTTGGCAAGCTGGCCACAAATTTTAACAATCTGCCATCGGCGCCCTATGCCCAGGATCCCTATGAGAATTGGACCAGCTACAGTCCTACGCCGCACAAGGACAGCGAAAGCGACGACTCCGTCGAGGAGCAGGAACAATATTCGACGGAATCTGCAGACATGGATGATCGTCAATTGAATAAGCCAATCGACTGGTGGATCTACAGGCGCAATCTTACATATGGTCACATAGACAACACTATATTCAGCATTCCAAAGGTGCACTAG
- the LOC6629160 gene encoding phospholipase A1 member A isoform X2 produces the protein MSHRLLAVAYLLLVCSCRGASVFDFITQSAPHLDNLKEQTTAAPVTSKPFSNRDITVGPCKWAIGRSCPDPDVKYYIYTRYNVMDRQSLHIGETSEQSNLTDSYFNPQHPTKILIHGYNSDMFLNPLQEMRNEYLAKSEHNIIYVDWSVLAPGPCYISAVHNTRQAGACAAQLVERLVEAGNTDIHIIGFSLGAQVPNYIARQLKSFKLPRITGLDPAMPLFITAGPDDKLDPSDADFVDVIHTNALVQGKLERCGHADFYMNGGISQPGCTGPQWTNSFACSHQRAMAYYLESIRSSKGFWGWACSGYIPYLLGMCPPTNYLLEAGDNIRHNTRGMFLIDTNDTSPYALGKWTDLPTLGVKHPHTPALTLKIPAQSVDPLLQHIDQFGKLATNFNNLPSAPYAQDPYENWTSYSPTPHKDSESDDSVEEQEQYSTESADMDDRQLNKPIDWWIYRRNLTYGHIDNTIFSIPKVH, from the exons ATGAGTCACAGACTGCTGGCGGTGGCTTACCTGCTTTTGG TCTGCAGCTGCCGTGGCGCGTCTGTCTTTGATTTTATAACCCAATCCGCGCCACATTTGGATAATCTTAAGGAACAAACAACTGCAGCTCCGGTGACATCGAAGCCCTTCAGCAATCGGGATATTACCGTTGGACCCTGTAAATGGGCCATAGGACGCAGTTGTCCCGATCCGGATGTTAAGTATTATATTTACACGCGTTACAATGTCATGGATCGTCAAAGTCTGCACATTGGTGAGACGTCAGAACAGTCGAATCTCACCGACTCCTACTTTAATCCACAACATCCAACCAAGATACTTATACATGGCTACAATTCCGACATGTTTCTCAACCCGCTGCAAGAAATGCGAAATG AATACCTGGCGAAATCGGAGCACAACATAATCTATGTGGACTGGAGCGTGCTGGCGCCCGGGCCTTGCTATATAAGCGCCGTGCACAACACACGGCAAGCGGGAGCCTGTGCTGCGCAGCTGGTAGAGCGTCTGGTGGAGGCAGGCAACACGGATATACACATAATTGGTTTCTCGCTGGGCGCCCAGGTGCCCAACTATATAGCGCGCCAGTTGAAATCCTTTAAGCTGCCCCGCATCACTGGCCTGGATCCGGCGATGCCGCTTTTTATTACCGCCGGTCCCGACGACAAGCTGGATCCCAGCGATGCCGACTTCGTCGATGTCATACACACAAATGCGCTGGTCCAGGGCAAGCTGGAGCGCTGCGGCCATGCTGATTTCTACATGAACGGTGGCATTTCACAGCCTGGCTGCACGGGACCGCAGTGGACGA ATTCATTTGCTTGCAGCCACCAGCGGGCGATGGCTTATTACCTGGAGTCCATACGCTCATCCAAGGGCTTCTGGGGCTGGGCCTGCAGTGGTTACATCCCCTATTTGTTGGGCATGTGTCCGCCCACAAATTATCTGCTGGAGGCCGGTGACAACATACGCCACAACACGCGTGGCATGTTTTTGATAGACACCAACGATACCTCACCCTATGCGCTGGGCAAGTGGACGGATTTGCCCACGCTTGGCGTGAAACATCCGCACACACCCGCGCTGACACTCAAGATACCTGCCCAGAGCGTTGATCCTTTGCTACAGCACATCGATCAGTTTGGCAAGCTGGCCACAAATTTTAACAATCTGCCATCGGCGCCCTATGCCCAGGATCCCTATGAGAATTGGACCAGCTACAGTCCTACGCCGCACAAGGACAGCGAAAGCGACGACTCCGTCGAGGAGCAGGAACAATATTCGACGGAATCTGCAGACATGGATGATCGTCAATTGAATAAGCCAATCGACTGGTGGATCTACAGGCGCAATCTTACATATGGTCACATAGACAACACTATATTCAGCATTCCAAAGGTGCACTAG